A single Lentisphaerota bacterium DNA region contains:
- a CDS encoding ThuA domain-containing protein has protein sequence MAKALVVRGGWSGHEPVEFSNRLVPWLKVRGFEVVVSDSMDAYADPAVTAGLRVIIPIWTMGEISGDQFKALNAVVRSGVGLAGWHGGMCDSFRNNTEYQFMTGGQWVAHPGGVIDYQVTDLDPVDPITANLAPFWMHSEQYYMHTDPGNEVLASTVFSGEHQGYTWIKGTRMPMVWKRTWGKGRVFYSALGHVAVDWDVPQAFEITKRGIQWAAGLEIVPEFTDPSDVCCPF, from the coding sequence GTGGCCAAGGCGCTGGTGGTCCGCGGCGGATGGAGCGGACACGAACCGGTTGAGTTTTCCAACCGCCTGGTGCCGTGGCTCAAAGTCCGCGGGTTCGAGGTCGTGGTCAGCGATTCGATGGACGCCTATGCCGATCCGGCCGTGACGGCCGGGCTCCGCGTGATCATCCCCATCTGGACTATGGGCGAAATCTCGGGCGACCAGTTCAAGGCCCTCAACGCTGTGGTCCGCTCGGGCGTCGGCCTGGCCGGGTGGCACGGCGGAATGTGCGATTCGTTTCGCAACAACACCGAGTACCAGTTCATGACCGGAGGCCAGTGGGTGGCGCACCCCGGAGGCGTGATTGACTACCAGGTGACCGATCTCGATCCCGTCGATCCGATCACCGCCAACCTCGCGCCGTTCTGGATGCACTCGGAGCAATATTACATGCACACCGACCCCGGCAACGAGGTGCTGGCTTCGACGGTGTTCAGCGGCGAACATCAGGGCTACACCTGGATCAAGGGAACACGCATGCCCATGGTCTGGAAGCGCACGTGGGGCAAGGGGCGGGTCTTCTACAGCGCCCTCGGTCATGTGGCGGTTGACTGGGACGTGCCCCAGGCATTTGAAATCACGAAGCGCGGCATTCAGTGGGCGGCGGGCTTGGAAATCGTTCCCGAGTTCACCGACCCCTCGGATGTCTGCTGCCCGTTCTAA
- a CDS encoding AI-2E family transporter: MELTKPGVSLMALIAGGCILVMAPFVSSILWAAVICFATWPWHQRLERLFGRRRTLSAAVMATLVILVTVLPFVLAITALDDNIAALLARVQEYRTQGLPQPPGWLIRLPLVGEPLQAHWADLAADSERGHSFLAMLLEHSKPWLLRRSQDLAIGVLRLGFSVVIAFFLYRDGDHLVERIAELSKRVLGEYSQHLVAVVGQTIRGVVYGFLGTALAQGLLASIGFTIANIPGAGLLGLLTFILALVPGGPPLVWIPATLWLVAEERMGTAIFMGLWGLVAISSSDNVLRPYLISREARLPFVLVFLGAMGGILAFGFIGIFLGPTLFAVGFAILNDFLVHKNTVAPPQLVHPQVRR; this comes from the coding sequence ATGGAATTGACCAAACCTGGTGTGTCGCTGATGGCACTCATTGCAGGCGGCTGCATCCTGGTGATGGCGCCGTTTGTCTCCTCTATTCTCTGGGCGGCGGTCATCTGCTTCGCCACATGGCCGTGGCACCAGCGGCTGGAGCGCCTGTTCGGCCGTCGCCGCACGCTCTCCGCCGCCGTCATGGCGACGCTCGTGATTCTTGTGACCGTGCTGCCGTTTGTGCTGGCGATCACGGCGCTCGATGATAACATCGCGGCGCTGCTGGCGCGTGTGCAGGAGTACCGTACGCAGGGACTTCCACAGCCTCCGGGTTGGCTCATCCGCCTTCCACTCGTCGGCGAGCCGCTGCAGGCCCACTGGGCCGATCTGGCGGCGGACAGCGAGCGAGGCCACTCCTTTCTAGCCATGTTGTTGGAACACTCCAAACCCTGGCTGTTGCGCCGCAGCCAGGATCTGGCGATTGGCGTGCTCCGGCTTGGCTTCAGCGTCGTCATTGCGTTTTTCCTCTATCGTGACGGGGATCATCTCGTCGAGCGCATCGCCGAGCTGAGCAAGCGCGTTTTGGGCGAATACAGCCAGCATCTGGTCGCCGTGGTGGGACAAACCATTCGCGGCGTGGTCTATGGCTTTCTGGGCACGGCGCTGGCGCAGGGCCTGTTGGCGTCAATCGGGTTCACGATCGCCAATATTCCCGGCGCCGGACTGTTGGGGCTGCTCACCTTCATTCTCGCGCTAGTGCCCGGCGGTCCACCTCTGGTCTGGATTCCGGCCACCCTTTGGCTGGTGGCAGAGGAGCGGATGGGCACGGCCATCTTCATGGGGCTGTGGGGACTGGTGGCGATCAGCAGCAGCGACAATGTCCTGCGCCCCTACCTCATCAGCCGCGAAGCCCGGCTCCCCTTTGTGCTGGTCTTCCTCGGCGCCATGGGTGGCATCCTCGCCTTTGGTTTTATTGGCATTTTTCTTGGCCCCACGCTATTTGCGGTGGGGTTTGCGATCCTGAACGACTTTCTGGTTCACAAGAACACGGTCGCGCCTCCGCAGCTCGTTCATCCCCAAGTCCGCAGGTGA
- a CDS encoding DUF2437 domain-containing protein, which produces MKIVRFSDKTGRAQYGIVEGERIAVATGDPISGLQRTGTSVPLAGVTLLAPVEPVNVLCIGQNYQSHVDERGDKRPQAPVLFMKPTTAMIGPNAPIVIPAIAPAEVDYEAELALVIGKTARHVSESRALEYVLGYTCAHDVSARDCQRNDGQWVRAKAFDTFCPIGPWLETELNPLDVRVRGRLNGQTLQDASTSLMIFGIPFLISYLSRGMTLLPGTLLLTGTPAGVGSARRPPIYLKPGDLFEVDVSGIGVLRNRVEAEG; this is translated from the coding sequence ATGAAGATCGTCCGATTCAGTGACAAGACGGGCCGGGCGCAGTATGGGATCGTCGAAGGCGAACGCATTGCGGTTGCGACAGGCGATCCGATTTCGGGGCTTCAGCGGACGGGGACTTCGGTGCCGCTGGCGGGCGTCACGCTGCTGGCGCCGGTCGAGCCGGTGAACGTGCTGTGCATCGGGCAGAACTATCAATCGCATGTTGATGAGCGGGGAGATAAACGGCCCCAGGCACCGGTCTTGTTCATGAAGCCAACCACCGCGATGATCGGGCCGAATGCGCCGATCGTGATTCCCGCGATCGCGCCTGCCGAAGTGGACTACGAGGCCGAGTTGGCGCTGGTGATCGGCAAGACCGCCCGTCACGTGTCCGAGAGCCGGGCGCTGGAGTATGTGCTCGGCTACACCTGCGCCCACGACGTGAGCGCGCGGGACTGTCAGCGGAACGACGGCCAGTGGGTGCGGGCCAAGGCCTTCGACACCTTTTGTCCGATTGGCCCGTGGCTCGAGACGGAACTCAACCCCTTGGACGTACGCGTCCGTGGGCGTCTGAACGGACAGACCCTCCAGGATGCCTCGACGTCGCTGATGATCTTCGGTATTCCATTTCTGATCAGCTATCTGTCGCGCGGCATGACTCTGCTGCCGGGCACGTTGCTGCTGACCGGGACACCGGCGGGTGTGGGTTCTGCCCGCAGGCCGCCGATCTACCTCAAGCCCGGCGACCTGTTCGAGGTGGATGTCTCGGGTATCGGGGTTCTTCGGAACCGGGTGGAAGCGGAAGGGTGA
- a CDS encoding 2Fe-2S iron-sulfur cluster binding domain-containing protein, with protein sequence MSDLLLAVGILCAINTGLALLLMLAEAVIVDTRDRSITINDTQIVTVPGGRPLLAALKDRKIFIPSACGGRGSCGLCKVTVIEGAGPLLATETPWLTAEEQKSGVRLSCQVKVRRDLRIRIPEELFAVKQYQAEVATLSDLTHDIKQVTLKLLDPPEITFTAGQFVQIEVPPYALTDEPIYRAYSVASDPCQPSQIELEIRYVPNGICTTYVHKHLKVGDRVTLNGPYGTFGLRPTGRELIFIAGGSGMAPIRAILLEMARTQNPRPCRYFFGARAKRDLFLVEEMRRIETELPSFRFIPALSAPDPDDRWEGETGLITEVVGRHVTNAAQAEAYLCGSPLMIDACIQVLREKGMPEENIFYDKFA encoded by the coding sequence ATGAGCGATCTCCTCCTAGCCGTGGGCATTCTGTGCGCCATCAACACAGGGCTCGCGCTTTTGCTGATGCTCGCCGAAGCTGTGATCGTCGACACCCGTGACCGCAGCATCACGATCAACGACACCCAGATCGTGACCGTCCCGGGCGGCCGACCGTTGCTGGCCGCGCTCAAAGACCGGAAGATCTTCATTCCCTCGGCTTGCGGCGGCCGCGGCTCGTGCGGCCTGTGCAAGGTGACCGTGATCGAGGGCGCGGGACCGCTGCTGGCCACGGAGACCCCCTGGCTCACCGCCGAGGAGCAGAAGTCCGGCGTCCGTCTGTCCTGCCAGGTCAAGGTCCGGCGCGACCTGCGCATCCGCATCCCCGAGGAGCTGTTCGCCGTCAAGCAGTATCAGGCGGAGGTGGCCACCCTCTCCGACCTGACGCACGACATCAAGCAGGTGACCCTCAAGCTGCTCGACCCGCCCGAGATCACCTTCACCGCCGGACAGTTCGTCCAGATCGAAGTGCCTCCCTATGCGCTGACGGACGAGCCGATCTACCGCGCCTACTCCGTTGCCTCAGACCCCTGCCAGCCCAGCCAGATCGAGCTGGAAATCCGCTACGTCCCCAACGGCATCTGCACCACTTACGTCCACAAGCACCTGAAGGTCGGCGACCGCGTGACCCTCAACGGGCCGTACGGCACGTTCGGCCTGCGTCCGACCGGACGCGAACTCATCTTCATCGCCGGCGGTTCGGGGATGGCGCCGATCCGGGCGATCCTGCTGGAGATGGCGCGCACCCAGAACCCGCGCCCCTGCCGCTATTTCTTCGGCGCCCGCGCCAAACGCGACCTGTTCCTAGTCGAGGAGATGCGCCGCATCGAGACCGAGCTGCCGAGCTTCCGCTTTATCCCGGCGCTTTCGGCCCCCGACCCCGACGATCGCTGGGAGGGCGAAACCGGCCTGATCACCGAAGTGGTTGGCCGGCACGTGACGAACGCCGCGCAGGCCGAGGCCTATCTCTGCGGCAGCCCGCTGATGATCGACGCCTGCATCCAGGTGCTGCGCGAAAAGGGAATGCCCGAGGAGAACATCTTCTACGACAAGTTCGCTTAG